In Akkermansia muciniphila, one DNA window encodes the following:
- a CDS encoding glycoside hydrolase family 16 protein yields MSVKGEDSKPPKTLPGGWVYVWGDEFNGSRIDAKKWKPELGVIRNQGSQQTYTGRPKNMRLEDGCLVLETHFEKFANINYKKSSADWIKNTKFMPYTSGSVTTIKTKNFMFGRLEVRAKVPKTKGIWPAIWLLGKNKWGWPANGEIDMLENISQQPDVVYSTFHLSPDGVSNRDASRGGTVKIDHLSDNFHTYVMEWDKDSIKLMVDDKLVKSIDLNTTNYANGAGNPFRTPFYLILNSAVGGTWCEKAPQDGQGYPVKFLIDYVRFYQTKEHVRQAKQFDPETGLPKKK; encoded by the coding sequence ATGTCTGTAAAAGGAGAAGACTCCAAACCACCGAAGACCCTCCCAGGCGGGTGGGTTTATGTCTGGGGTGACGAGTTCAATGGTTCCAGGATAGACGCCAAGAAATGGAAGCCGGAGTTGGGAGTAATCCGAAACCAGGGATCCCAGCAGACTTATACAGGCCGGCCCAAGAATATGAGACTGGAGGATGGCTGCCTTGTTTTGGAAACCCATTTTGAAAAGTTCGCTAATATCAATTACAAAAAAAGTTCGGCGGATTGGATCAAGAATACCAAGTTCATGCCTTATACCTCCGGTTCCGTTACGACGATCAAGACCAAAAATTTCATGTTTGGCAGACTGGAAGTGCGTGCCAAGGTTCCCAAAACCAAGGGCATCTGGCCAGCTATCTGGCTGCTTGGCAAGAATAAATGGGGCTGGCCCGCCAACGGAGAGATTGATATGCTGGAGAATATTTCCCAACAGCCGGATGTGGTTTATTCCACTTTCCACTTAAGTCCGGACGGCGTGTCCAATAGGGATGCTTCCCGCGGAGGGACGGTGAAGATTGATCATCTTTCCGATAATTTTCATACTTATGTCATGGAATGGGACAAAGATTCCATCAAGTTGATGGTGGATGACAAGCTGGTGAAGTCCATTGACCTGAACACCACCAATTATGCCAATGGGGCGGGTAATCCGTTCCGTACGCCGTTTTACCTCATTCTCAATTCCGCCGTGGGCGGCACCTGGTGCGAGAAAGCTCCTCAAGACGGGCAAGGGTATCCTGTAAAATTCCTGATTGATTACGTTCGATTCTATCAGACGAAGGAACATGTCCGGCAAGCCAAGCAGTTTGATCCGGAAACCGGCCTGCCCAAAAAGAAATAG
- a CDS encoding FHA domain-containing protein — protein sequence MPRLFIYLPDGSEKTIVLPKNGEYFARIGRDEHCEIALPFQSVSGEHALLQFKEGGYVLEDLGSTNGTKINGLTPMGAATLYDGDEIALGDARLRFAEEPSPGFPAESSGKEEKAAPSAAMRNLQQLADEAARTTRNHYLWMSLYAVLIFFLAVFAGLTYKHYRVTGELLPLQWLGIESPKAALKTMSLHQAENGM from the coding sequence ATGCCACGCCTTTTCATCTACCTTCCCGACGGTTCCGAAAAAACCATAGTGCTTCCGAAGAACGGTGAATATTTCGCACGCATCGGACGTGACGAGCATTGCGAGATAGCGCTTCCCTTTCAGTCGGTTTCCGGAGAGCATGCTTTGCTTCAGTTCAAGGAAGGGGGATACGTCCTGGAAGATCTTGGCTCTACTAATGGGACTAAAATCAACGGCCTGACGCCGATGGGCGCCGCCACTCTTTACGATGGCGATGAAATCGCTCTGGGGGATGCCAGGCTCCGGTTTGCGGAAGAGCCTTCTCCGGGATTTCCTGCCGAATCTTCCGGAAAGGAGGAAAAGGCCGCTCCTTCGGCCGCCATGCGGAATTTGCAGCAGTTGGCGGATGAAGCCGCCCGCACGACCCGGAATCATTATTTATGGATGTCCCTTTATGCCGTCCTGATATTTTTTCTGGCTGTTTTTGCCGGATTAACCTACAAACATTACAGGGTGACGGGCGAATTGCTGCCTCTTCAATGGCTGGGTATTGAATCTCCCAAGGCCGCCTTGAAAACCATGTCTCTTCACCAGGCGGAAAACGGCATGTAA
- the obgE gene encoding GTPase ObgE, with protein sequence MFVDNIRIFARAGKGGNGLVSFRRAKFVPKGGPDGGDGGDGGSVILEVDPHTNDLRSFFYDPKLIATDGVGGQSAKKHGKNGKSVIGKVPPGTIIYRSNASSMAEATWLEREGEGIELEKIADLTEIGTRFTLCQGGLGGKGNWHFRSATNQAPTEAEMGTEGEEGVFFMELRRIADAGLVGYPNAGKSTLLGDISEAKPKVASYPFTTLQPIIGVVEFDSFRRCIVADIPGIIEGAHNNRGLGHEFLRHITRCKVLVFVLDMAGSEGRDPIEDLQNLRTEIKLYSEDLAKQPWFVVANKMDLEGAEENLTNFRMRFPKVDVIPISALNGDGVSRLKSKLDELVGYKFIR encoded by the coding sequence ATGTTCGTTGACAACATCCGCATATTCGCCAGGGCAGGAAAGGGAGGAAACGGGCTTGTCAGCTTCCGAAGGGCCAAATTCGTGCCCAAGGGAGGCCCGGACGGCGGTGATGGAGGCGATGGCGGAAGCGTCATTCTGGAAGTGGATCCGCACACGAATGACCTGCGTTCTTTTTTTTATGATCCCAAATTAATCGCCACAGACGGAGTAGGCGGCCAAAGCGCCAAAAAACATGGCAAGAACGGCAAATCCGTCATCGGGAAAGTGCCTCCCGGCACCATTATTTACCGCAGCAATGCCTCCTCCATGGCGGAGGCAACCTGGCTGGAACGGGAAGGTGAAGGCATTGAACTGGAAAAAATCGCGGATCTGACGGAAATCGGCACCCGGTTCACGTTGTGCCAGGGCGGCCTCGGCGGCAAGGGAAACTGGCATTTCCGCTCCGCGACCAACCAGGCGCCTACGGAAGCCGAGATGGGAACGGAAGGGGAGGAAGGCGTCTTCTTCATGGAATTGCGCCGCATTGCGGACGCCGGGCTGGTAGGCTACCCCAACGCGGGCAAAAGCACACTGCTGGGAGACATTTCGGAAGCCAAGCCCAAAGTAGCCAGCTATCCTTTTACCACGCTTCAGCCTATCATTGGAGTGGTGGAATTCGACAGCTTTCGCCGTTGCATTGTGGCGGACATTCCCGGCATCATTGAAGGCGCGCACAACAACCGAGGCCTGGGGCATGAATTCCTGCGCCACATCACGCGCTGCAAAGTGCTCGTCTTCGTCCTGGACATGGCTGGCAGCGAAGGCCGCGACCCCATTGAAGACCTTCAGAACCTCCGCACGGAAATTAAACTGTACAGCGAAGACCTGGCCAAACAGCCCTGGTTCGTCGTCGCCAACAAAATGGACCTGGAAGGAGCGGAAGAAAATCTGACTAACTTCCGCATGCGTTTTCCGAAAGTGGACGTCATCCCCATTTCCGCGCTCAACGGGGACGGTGTTTCCCGTCTCAAAAGCAAGCTTGATGAGCTTGTAGGTTACAAATTCATTCGTTAA
- a CDS encoding phosphotransferase enzyme family protein, with protein sequence MTDHPSVTTDPDQILNRIAGIGDLFAIEGEFVIGKEIPSGHINTTYKATYRKSDGRKDSYILQRINDYVFKDPKAVMRNVEKVTRHINWKVLRRIKHSAGQTLNLYPARGGRNYIDIPGDGIWRCYNYLAGTHTYDVVENTRQAYQAGFAFGSFQDLVSDMNPDDIVETIPGFHHTRNRFNRLMEVAAQDPQGRLSSCLPELEFIKAREQDVDRLLDLQKNGVLPTRITHNDTKINNVMLDEDTDHAVCVIDLDTVMPGLVLYDFGDMVRTVTPPTKEDEEDLDKVRMRMPMFQSIVEGYLTAAHGFLTQAEIDQLAFSGKLITLEIGIRFLTDYLEGDQYFKVSRPNHNLIRCRTQLKLVECIEQELPAMEQYVQRVARGMSKK encoded by the coding sequence ATGACTGACCATCCCTCCGTAACGACAGACCCTGACCAGATTTTGAACCGCATCGCCGGAATTGGAGACCTCTTCGCCATTGAAGGGGAATTCGTCATCGGCAAGGAAATCCCCAGTGGGCACATCAACACCACTTACAAGGCCACCTATCGTAAAAGCGACGGGCGAAAAGACTCCTACATCCTCCAGCGCATCAACGATTACGTCTTCAAAGACCCCAAAGCAGTCATGCGCAATGTGGAAAAAGTGACGCGTCACATCAACTGGAAAGTCCTGCGTCGTATAAAACATTCTGCCGGGCAAACCCTCAACCTCTATCCGGCGCGAGGAGGACGCAACTACATTGACATTCCCGGCGACGGTATCTGGCGCTGTTATAACTACCTGGCAGGCACCCACACTTACGATGTGGTGGAAAACACCCGCCAGGCCTATCAGGCCGGGTTTGCGTTCGGCTCCTTTCAGGATTTAGTCAGTGACATGAACCCGGACGACATTGTGGAAACCATACCTGGCTTCCATCATACCCGAAACCGCTTCAACCGCCTGATGGAAGTGGCGGCACAGGATCCTCAGGGACGTCTTTCCTCCTGTCTGCCTGAATTGGAATTCATCAAAGCCCGTGAGCAGGATGTGGACCGGTTGCTGGATCTTCAGAAAAACGGCGTGCTTCCTACCCGCATCACTCATAACGACACCAAAATCAACAATGTCATGCTGGATGAGGACACCGACCACGCCGTCTGCGTCATTGACCTGGATACGGTCATGCCCGGTCTGGTGCTTTACGACTTCGGCGATATGGTGCGCACCGTCACTCCGCCTACAAAAGAAGACGAAGAAGATCTGGACAAGGTGCGCATGCGCATGCCCATGTTCCAATCCATTGTAGAAGGCTATTTGACCGCTGCCCACGGTTTCCTCACCCAGGCGGAAATAGACCAGCTCGCCTTCTCCGGAAAACTCATCACGCTGGAAATAGGTATCCGGTTCCTGACGGACTATCTGGAAGGAGACCAATACTTCAAGGTCTCGCGCCCTAATCACAATCTCATCCGTTGCCGTACGCAGCTCAAACTGGTGGAATGCATTGAACAGGAACTTCCGGCCATGGAACAATATGTTCAGCGCGTCGCCAGGGGAATGTCCAAAAAATAA
- a CDS encoding glycosyltransferase: MTYSLYIIGFPSLYGGAGAELYHQIKVWRQMGVEMHLIPTQKNAHGAGLYPEMVKLGVAVHEGYDWEAIPAGAPVISFCNEEFLAALPKIRKRTGRTVFVNCMTWIFGREKEAMRRGDISLFLYQNNNVMGNVMPRLRALNPDPAIRFMTFRPYFDAADFPFVAGRSTDWFGAGHISRQDEDKFSKDTWHIYEHFASPVRKKGTFLGFDRRSEAKTGRPPDWVETFHDQKSLSQQEFYRRCHIVLQPTDTTENWPRVGFEAMASGSVLIVDRRGGWEQMVEHGKTGWLCECPGDFITYATKMAWEPHYREDMAAAARERGMALGGQEASMESWREVFEAISRIPDS; the protein is encoded by the coding sequence ATGACATATTCTCTCTACATCATTGGATTTCCTTCACTTTACGGCGGTGCGGGGGCCGAGCTTTATCACCAGATTAAGGTTTGGAGACAGATGGGGGTGGAAATGCATCTTATCCCCACCCAGAAAAATGCACACGGTGCCGGACTTTATCCGGAGATGGTGAAATTGGGTGTTGCGGTGCATGAAGGCTATGATTGGGAGGCCATTCCGGCAGGGGCTCCCGTCATCAGCTTCTGTAATGAAGAGTTTTTAGCTGCTCTACCGAAGATACGAAAACGGACGGGGAGGACAGTTTTCGTCAATTGCATGACCTGGATTTTCGGCAGGGAAAAGGAAGCCATGAGGCGGGGAGATATTTCCCTGTTTCTTTATCAAAATAACAACGTAATGGGAAACGTCATGCCACGCCTGAGGGCTTTAAATCCTGATCCGGCCATCCGGTTCATGACGTTTAGACCGTATTTTGATGCGGCAGATTTTCCTTTTGTTGCAGGGCGTTCCACGGACTGGTTTGGAGCCGGACACATTTCCCGGCAGGATGAAGATAAGTTCAGCAAGGATACGTGGCATATTTACGAGCATTTTGCTTCTCCTGTCCGGAAGAAGGGCACGTTTCTCGGTTTTGATCGGCGGAGCGAGGCGAAGACCGGCAGGCCTCCCGATTGGGTGGAGACTTTCCATGATCAAAAATCTTTGTCCCAACAGGAGTTTTACCGGCGCTGCCACATCGTTTTGCAACCCACCGATACGACGGAGAATTGGCCGCGTGTGGGTTTTGAGGCCATGGCAAGCGGGAGTGTGCTTATTGTGGACAGGCGCGGAGGATGGGAACAGATGGTGGAACACGGGAAGACCGGATGGCTGTGCGAATGCCCAGGGGATTTCATCACGTACGCCACTAAGATGGCTTGGGAACCCCACTACCGGGAGGACATGGCCGCCGCCGCCCGTGAGCGGGGCATGGCCCTGGGCGGACAGGAAGCTTCCATGGAAAGCTGGCGGGAGGTGTTTGAGGCAATCAGCCGGATACCGGATTCGTGA
- a CDS encoding RHS repeat domain-containing protein, with translation MVYYNYRYYNPQNGRWMSREPAGEIDGWNLYFFINNKLTQHIDFLGFQAIDASLLGTGPTNSVGAATLIEPAKVALAAGVIAAAGTVAIVSKESLQRSMMRSGIKVEEILKELKHRKGMWVCYVRGSTLPTKENKGTCCSEVIHGYGVGKTQNIAHEATKRYASSRTPRGCTAKHESNNYKCAKW, from the coding sequence CTGGTTTACTACAATTACCGCTATTATAATCCCCAAAATGGCAGGTGGATGAGTAGGGAGCCTGCTGGAGAAATAGATGGATGGAATTTGTATTTTTTTATCAACAATAAATTGACTCAACATATTGATTTTTTAGGATTTCAGGCAATAGACGCGTCTCTGCTTGGTACTGGCCCAACAAATTCCGTCGGCGCAGCTACATTGATAGAACCTGCCAAAGTGGCACTGGCAGCAGGAGTAATAGCAGCGGCTGGAACAGTAGCCATAGTCTCTAAAGAATCCCTTCAAAGATCTATGATGAGAAGCGGAATCAAGGTTGAAGAAATATTAAAAGAATTAAAACATCGGAAAGGAATGTGGGTATGTTACGTTCGAGGAAGCACTCTCCCGACGAAGGAAAATAAAGGAACATGTTGTTCAGAAGTTATTCATGGTTATGGTGTAGGAAAAACTCAAAACATTGCTCATGAGGCTACAAAGAGATACGCTTCCTCTAGAACTCCCAGGGGATGCACAGCCAAACATGAATCTAACAACTATAAATGTGCGAAATGGTAA
- a CDS encoding tetratricopeptide repeat protein: MWNTASGENNQFLKKWEISPSYLKELESSSSGLKLFSSEERKALYHYINQDYADKFRLMAGFLKQSQEGENPVIDFADPQFLQGLKGVVEKGINSDWFSKLPIFYQKQIKIQYEELLKITQNKSKQVTLDIAEKLLDNSYGSRSNNIEYLKELQKYGFRNNDDLFNRFSNYNLTLARKAVTAVSSKLSASHGYAEAFLEIAKILEKETEENEYSPSEMLSAMIIKKATQGSMNAQNVLGLYYLQGLGGCPQNFKKASEWLKKAAEQGCESAKKTLEQLPLQLK, translated from the coding sequence ATGTGGAACACAGCATCAGGAGAAAACAACCAGTTTTTGAAAAAATGGGAGATAAGCCCTTCTTATTTGAAAGAACTGGAGTCTTCTTCTTCCGGATTAAAATTATTTTCTTCTGAAGAGAGGAAAGCCCTTTATCACTACATTAATCAGGATTATGCTGATAAATTCCGTTTGATGGCTGGTTTTTTGAAACAGTCTCAAGAAGGAGAAAATCCCGTGATAGATTTTGCCGATCCCCAATTTCTTCAGGGTTTAAAAGGTGTGGTGGAGAAAGGTATTAATTCTGACTGGTTCTCCAAGTTGCCTATTTTTTATCAAAAGCAAATAAAGATTCAATATGAGGAGTTGTTGAAGATTACGCAGAATAAGAGTAAGCAAGTAACTCTAGATATAGCTGAAAAGTTGCTTGACAATTCCTATGGAAGTAGAAGCAATAATATTGAATATTTGAAAGAACTTCAAAAATACGGATTTAGAAATAACGACGATCTTTTTAATAGATTTTCAAATTATAATCTAACTCTTGCTCGAAAAGCTGTAACTGCTGTTTCTTCCAAGTTGTCAGCCAGTCATGGATATGCGGAGGCGTTTTTGGAGATAGCTAAAATTTTAGAAAAGGAAACGGAAGAAAATGAGTATTCCCCCTCCGAAATGCTTTCCGCTATGATAATAAAAAAAGCTACCCAGGGTAGCATGAATGCTCAGAACGTTTTAGGTCTCTATTATTTGCAAGGGTTGGGAGGTTGTCCGCAGAACTTTAAGAAAGCATCTGAATGGTTAAAAAAAGCAGCGGAGCAAGGTTGTGAAAGCGCTAAAAAAACGTTGGAACAACTTCCCTTGCAACTGAAATAA
- a CDS encoding RHS repeat domain-containing protein, whose protein sequence is MSLFDETGTWAEDLYYTHDLLKNATALFGIRAGRRALYEYGPYGNILRMEGNAAEDNPFRFSSEYADDELGLVYYNYRYYNPQNGRWVSRDPIGEFYARNLYEFVNNNPLIRFDYIGLDMIPWAIDPSVISQAGFAWADLQRQLEEAAKTEEQRQKEKEERKKQYDECVKRCDDQRQASAEELNRKTEDTHSKAWEDMMKTSKECDESRWDRAIKLLSESLGAAQACSPVNGPPIRYNPDCLGSSILKGGGQFITVASIQVKYNECVENCKKQFPHV, encoded by the coding sequence ATGAGCCTCTTTGATGAAACGGGAACCTGGGCGGAAGACCTGTACTACACGCACGACCTGTTGAAAAACGCCACGGCGCTCTTCGGCATCCGAGCGGGACGCCGCGCCTTGTACGAATACGGTCCGTATGGTAATATCCTCAGGATGGAAGGAAATGCCGCAGAGGACAATCCGTTCCGGTTCTCCAGCGAATACGCTGATGACGAACTGGGGCTGGTTTACTACAATTACCGCTATTATAATCCTCAAAATGGCAGGTGGGTAAGCAGGGATCCCATTGGAGAATTCTACGCAAGAAATCTCTATGAATTCGTAAATAATAATCCCCTAATTAGATTTGATTATATAGGGTTGGATATGATTCCTTGGGCAATTGATCCATCTGTAATATCGCAAGCTGGTTTTGCTTGGGCAGATTTGCAAAGGCAATTGGAGGAAGCTGCCAAAACAGAAGAACAAAGGCAAAAAGAAAAAGAAGAACGTAAAAAACAATATGATGAATGTGTGAAGCGATGTGATGACCAAAGACAGGCAAGTGCAGAAGAACTGAATAGAAAAACTGAAGATACTCATTCCAAAGCGTGGGAGGATATGATGAAAACTTCTAAAGAATGTGATGAATCGCGATGGGATAGAGCGATTAAATTATTGAGTGAAAGTTTGGGGGCGGCTCAGGCTTGTAGTCCAGTCAATGGCCCCCCTATACGATACAATCCTGATTGTCTAGGATCTTCGATACTAAAAGGGGGCGGTCAATTCATAACTGTGGCATCTATTCAGGTTAAATACAATGAATGTGTAGAAAACTGTAAAAAACAATTTCCCCATGTATAA